The DNA region CAGATACAGTGAAAAATAATTCAGATAGTACTGTACGACTGCATTCTGGAAGATGAACTGGTTTGCATACAGCGGACAGTTTGCATACACTGTAAATGCCACGGTAAGTGCACCAAGTGAGAGTACTTCCGGAATAGGCGTGCGTTTGAAAGCACTTACTATATAAATAACGATAAGAAGCAGTCCGAATGTGAGAAGTATGATGTTAAGAGTTACTGACAGTACTTCTTTCTTAAGATATCCGAATATCAGTTCGTTCTTTGCACCGATGGCTACATCGTATTCTGTAAGGAATTTATTCCGGTATACCGTTTCGATCCTTATTTCTATTTCTCCGGTCCCTGAATCAGGAAGTGAAATAAAATGCGTATATGTTCCCGGAGAATCACCGACACGAAGTTTTTCACCGAAATGATAAATGAGTGATCTTTCACCCTTTTCGTTTGTCAGATAAGCATCAAGAAAAGAATCGTTCGTACGGAATGAAATAGTCCTGCCATGCATATCTTCAGAAAACGAATGATGCATAAACAGTACATATGACTGCCTGTCCGGCGGGTAATATGAATCTCCGGTCTTTTCACCGGGGATCTGAACTTCCCATCCGGTCAGGTATTCAAGTTTTTCAGGTGTGTTCGCAAGTCCCTCGGTAAGAATTCCCGAAACAACAAGTATGACCAGAAAAACGGTCATCATAGCTGCGAGAACAGATTTACGGAGATTAATCATAAAAAGGTTCACCCCCCATTCCCTAAATCGTCAACCTTTTATCTGATAATGCAGCGGTCAGAGCATGATAAACAGATCGTATGATACCGCCGGAACAGTCAGATTCCCCTTTACTGACAGTGCCGCTCTGCCCCCTGCCTTCGTACATTTTAGTTAACTATATTTTAACATAAAAGCGCCTGAAAGTCAATTTAAAAAGAGCACACTGCACAAAATGGTCAAAGCGCAATTTTCGGCATTTTTGCAACTGAAGCTGCTATCTCTTCATCTGTAGGAATGTAGTCAGTCATTCGGCCGTCATTGTATGCTGCATAAGCGTACATGTCGAAAAAGCCTGTACCTGTAAGGCCGAAGAGGATCGTCTTTTCCTCGCCTGTTTCCTTGCACTTAAGGGCTTCGTCGATGGCTGCACGGATCGCATGGCTGCTTTCCGGAGCAGGAAGAATACCTTCAACTCTTGCGAATGTCTGAGCTGCCTCGAATACGGAAGTCTGTTCAACTGAACGTGCTTCCATGAGACCCTGGTCGTAAAGTTCTGAAAGAATCGAGCTCATACCGTGATATCTCAGACCGCCTGCGTGGTTCGGTGATGGCATGAAGCCTGAACCGAGTGTGTACATTTTCTGGAGAGGGCATATCTTGCCGGTGTCACAGTAGTCGTAGCCGTAGGTACCTCTTGTAAGGCTCGGGCAGGATGCCGGTTCAACTGCGATAAAGCGGTAATCAGCTTCACCGCGGAGCTTTTCGCCCATGAACGGTGAAATAAGACCGCCGAGGTTTGAACCACCGCCTGCGCAGCCGATGATAATATCAGGCTTTACACCTAACTTATCCATTGCAGTCTTTGCTTCAAGACCGATGACTGTCTGGTGAAGAAGCACCTGTGAAAGCACGCTTCCGAGAACATAGCGGTACCCTTCCCTTGATGTTGCCGCTTCAACAGCTTCTGAAATGGCACAGCCGAGGCTTCCGCCGGTTTCAGGGAATTCTGCGAGTATCTTTCTTCCGACTTCGGTTGTATTTGAAGGAGAAGGTGTAACGTTTGCACCGTATGTACGCATTACCTCACGGCGGAAAGGCTTCTGCTCATAGCTTACCTTTACCATGTAGACATTGCATTCAAGTCCGAAATATGAGCACGCCATTGAAAGTGCTGTTCCCCACTGGCCTGCGCCTGTTTCTGTGGTAACACCCTTAAGGCCCTGCTTCTTTGCATAGTAGGCCTGCGCGATAGCTGAATTGAGCTTGTGGCTTCCGCTGGTATTGTTGCCTTCGAACTTGTAGTAGATCTTCGCCGGTGTTCCGAGCTTCTTTTCAAGGAAGTAAGCTCTTATAAGCGGTGAAGGACGGAACATTTTATAAAAGTCCTGTATTTCCTGAGGAATATCAATGTACGGTGTTGTTTCATCAAGTTCCTGAGCAACGAGTTCATCACAGAAAACGTGACTGAGTGCTTCCGCAGTGCACGGCTTTCCTGTAACAGGATCAACGAGCGGTGCAGGTTTCTTCTTCATATCAGCGCGTACATTGTACCACTGTGAAGGAAGATCTTTTTCCTCAAGATAGAATTTATAAGGTATATTATCCTTTGGCATAGTTTTTTCCCCTTTCCTTTATTTACGCTCAGCCCTTAAGAGCGATTCCCTTGTCCTTAAGGATAGCAATGATCTTATCAGCTATTTCCATTACCTCTTCCTTGGTAAGAGTTCTTTCAGGATGAACGAAGCTGAGTCGTACTGTGATAGCCTTGCCCTGTTCGTCGCTGTATGTACCCATGAGAGCAACGTTCTTAATAAGATCAGAATTTACTGTTTCGATAGCTTCCTTTATCGGAGCATACTTTTCTGAAACAAATGTAAGGTCGATGTCGATTGGCGGGAACTTTGAAGTTTCCTCGTAGTGGATGCCTGCGTTTTCAGCGTTTACAACTGCGTCGATTTCGAGTTCAGCAAATACAACGTTCGCCTTCTTGTCGATCTTCTTAAGAACTGTCGGATAAACAAGACCTATCTTACCGAGTTCCTTACCGTCACAGAGTATCGCATTGTAGTTTTTCGGATGGATGTATGCATGATCTGCTTCGACAGCCTTGAATGAAAGCGGCTTGTGTCTGATGTCATCGATCATTACTGAAAGAATGTTTACGAGTTTGAAGTAAAGTGCCTCGGTGTCGAGTGTCTTTGAGAAGAGTGTGATGCCGAGCATCTTCTTTTCACGGCAGAGGCCCTTTTCATCGAGTCCGTCAACTACACGGCCGATCTCGAAGATGCCGAAGTCGGTGTCGAATGAAGTGTTGCTTCTTACCTGGCAGAGCTGTGTCGGGATCATTGAACGTCTGATAGTTTCAATGTTCGGGTTTACAGCACCTGAAAGCCTGATGTTCTCCTCAACTTCAATGCCGAGCTTCTTGTATTCATCAGCGTAAGCCCAGATGTATGAGTGAACTTCGTGCATTGAGTAACGCTTAACGAGGATATCCTTGATCTGTTCCTCAACGTTCTTTTCCTCGAATACACGTACAGGATAGAGCGGAGCTGAAGCAGTGTTCACGTCGAAGTTGTCGTATCCGTAGATTCGTGTGATCTCCTCGATGATATCAGCCTTCATTGTGATATCCTTTGTTGCTCTCCATGCAGGAACGTCAACTGTGAAGTGGTCACCTTCAAGCTTTACGCCGAATCCGAGAGATGTGAGAGTCTTTACGATAGTGTCGTTTGAGATCTCAATACCTGTATATCTGTCAACAAAGCTCTTGTCGAAGTCGAGTGTAACCTTGTCGAATTTCTTGATGTATTCATCAGTAAGAGCTGAAGTTACCTTTACACCATTGTCGTACTCGGAAAGGAGCTTTACAAAACGCGCTGCAGCAACTGTTGTCATTTCAGGGTCAAGGCTCTTTTCGTAACGCATTGAAGCGTCTGTTCTGTGTGAAAGTCTTGAAGATGATTTTCTTACTGAAACTGCGTCGAAGTTTGCAGATTCGAGTGTGAGAGATGTTGTGTCATCAACGATCTCTGAATCGAGGCCGCCCATGATACCTGCGATAGCTACCGGTGTGTTACCGTTGCAGATCATGAGAGTATTTTCATCGATGTGTCTTTCAACACCGTCAAGTGTCTTGAACTCGAAAGGCTTGTCGAAGCGCTTTACGCGGATCTTTTCGACCTTGCGTGAGTCGAATGCGTGCATCGGCTGTCCCATTTCAAGCATGAGGTAGTTTGTAAGGTCAGCAAGATAGTTGATAGCTCTCATACCGCAGTAGAAAAGTCTGATACGCATATTTACCGGGCTGACTTTTCTTGTGATGTTCTCAAAGCGGATACCTGAGTAACGGCGGCAGAGTTCATCTTCTATTTTGATATCAACCTTAGGAAGGTCGTTATATACTGAAAGATCAGCTGTTTCAAGAGCCTTAAGCGGTCTGCCCGCGAGAGTTGCTATCTCACGTGCGATACCGTAGTGGCCCCAGAGGTCAGGACGGTTTGTAAGTGACTTGTTGTCCACTTCGAAAATGATATCGTCTATAGCATAGAGTTTCTTGATGTCAGTACCGTTCGGAACGTCTTCGATGATATCCATGATACCGCCGTGTTCCTCGCTTATGCCGATCTCCTTTTCAGAGCAGCACATACCGTATGATGTGTATCCTGCAAGGTCACGCGGTGTGATGTCGATCTCACCAAGCTTAGCGCCTACCTTTGCAAATGCAGTCTTCATGCCGACTCTTACGTTCGGAGCTCCGCATACTACATCTGTAAGCTTGCCGTCACCTGCGTCCACCTTTAAAAGATGAAGCTTCTTTGATTCAGGATGTTCTTCAACTGACTTTATTTCAGCTACAACAACACCGCTTAAGTCGCTGCCCTTGTAGAAGATCTCGTTTTCAACTTCGGCAGTTGAAAGAGAAAACTTGTGAATGAGTTCATCTATATTGATACCGTCAAGGTCCACGAAATCCCTGACCCAGTTAATTGAAATAAGCATTTCCTAAGACCTCCTTATTTATCGTCTGTAAACTGTGAAAGATTTGTAAGTCCGGCTGCATTGAGATCACGGATATCCTTGATACCGTACTTCATCATTGCAAGTCTTGTAAGACCAAGACCAAAAGCGAAACCTGTGTATTCATCAGGATCGATGCCGCCTTCCCTGAGAACGTTCGGATGGATCATACCGCAAGGGCAGAGTTCGAGCCAGCCGCTGTGCTTGCATGAAGGACAGCCTTCGCCGCCGCAGATAAGGCAGTTGATGTCGAGTTCAAATCCAGGTTCCACGAACGGGAAGAAACCAGGACGGAGTCTTACCTTGATGTCACGTTCGAAAACTTCTGAAAGCATTGTCTTCATAAAGAAGATGAGGTTTGAAATGGAGATGTTCTTGTCGACCATTACGCCTTCCATCTGGAAGAATGTATTTTCGTGGCACGCGTCTGTGGACTCATTTCTGAAACATCTTCCCGGGAAGATAGCTCTGATCGGCTTGCCTTCATTTATAAGCTGATCACGGTACTTTCTGTAGATGGCGTTCTGTGCTGCTGAAGTCTGTGACTTGAGAAGCTGGCCGTTTTCAAGATAGTATGTGTCCTGCATGTCTCGTGCCGGATGAAACTTAGGAATGTTCAGTGACTCGAAGCATTCGTAGTCAGTTACAACTTCGCTGTAATCCTCAACGGTAAATCCCATTGAACGGAAGATCTTTTCGCACTTTCTCTGTACAAGTGTGATCGGATGATATGAACCGCGTGCAAGTACCGGTGGAACAGCAACGTCGAATTCAGGCATTGAGTTTATCTCGCGTTCCATTTCTGCCTTTGCAAGCTCTGCCTGCTTTGCGTTTATCTTTTCTGTGCATGCATTTTTAAGTGTATTCACCTGCTGGCCGAAAGCCTTCTTTTCCTCCGGTGAAAGCTTGCCCATCTGCTTTGTAAGCGCTGTAACAGAACCGTTTTTACCTAAAAATGCAATTCGGATCTCTTCAAGATCAGCCGCCGCTGTAACTGCAGCAAGCTTTTCTTCAAATTCCTGCTGTAACTGAACTATCTGTTCGTTCATTTTTTGACCTCCTTAAATGATAAAAAAATCCGCCTCAATGAAAACTCATGAGGCGGATAAAATTTCCGTGGTACCACTCAGATTGCAGCCGTTAAACGACTGCCGCTCAGTGCTGTAACAAATGCATTCAACGATCTGTCGCTTCTCTGACAGACATGAAGTGCATACAGCTGCATCTTAATGCGATGCTCACATCCTGCTTTTCACAGGAGACTCCCGGGGCGAAATTCGGAAACAGTACTGAACGCGGACTCACACCATCTGCCCGCTCTCTGAGGTTCTTAGGTACTGATCTTACTGTACGTTATCAAACGTGACCCGATCAACGTCTTTCGACTATTTTCCCCGGCCGAGCCGGAGTGTTACACTTAATTATAGCACCGGGAGAACGTATTTGTCAATAGTATAATATTTTTTTACTTTACTGTCAGCCGGTATGCCTGCGGAAAACGCAGTTTGCGTATCTGCATTGCAATACAGTTTTATCAGTGTCCGGACGCAAGATCAAACATTATATCTTTGGCTGGTACCCATTTATAGTGATCACCGTCTTCTGAATCATAGCAGTCGTAGAACAATCCGTCTTCATTCTGAACTGCTCTCTTAACAGTTACATTCCAGCCTTTTTCCAGAGGCCAGTACTCATTGCCTTTTTTTGACGCACCGTTAAGAACATAATCGTCGTCATATGCAATATAATTTATTGCTTCACCTGCACGCTGTTCGTTAGTCTGATAGTTATAAGGACGTTCAATATGTGCCTTAAGATCTGCAGTGTCAGGGATATACATGATTTTTTCCATCCTGCCGGACTGATCAGATAAGCTCTCTGTATTCTGCAGCGCTCTGGCCATATCCCCGCTTACGTTATCAAGACTCATATACTCTGATTTTGCCTCTTCATTATCAGTATCATATCTCGCATCAGTTACTCTGAAAGTCTCCAGATATCTGCCGCCTGATACTCCGCAAAGTGCTGCGAATTTGTTACTGGTAAATGCAAATGATCCATACAGTTCTTCCACATCTGAAAAATCTCTGATATTATATGAAAACAGTTCTCCGCCGTTGCCTGAAGATTCATTAAATGATTTCTTGGCACAGAACGCATTGTCAGTTACAATAAAATGCCCTTCCCAGTAAGACGGAAGTGTAATTGCAAATCTGCCGTAGTCAAGAGTTACACGCAGCGTTCCGTCACTGTTCTTTGTTACCTTTGCATGATCTGCCTTGATATCTTCCGGATACGGATATGCCGACGGATCAGTATTCTCATTCTTCTCACTAACCGCTTCAGTTACAGATGCTGAAACATCTTCTGATACCTTTTTATCTTCCGCAGAAGTTTCCGATACGTTTGCTTTTTCTGAAGCACCCGGCATCTCAGATATCACAGTTTCAATAACTGTAACGACAGGAGCCTTTGATTTGTCTGATGAAACATCTGTAACGGAGCCGTTCGCTTCAGAAACTGCCGGTTCTGTAACTGAAATATCTGTAAGAGCCGGTGCAAACGGATCACTGCTTTTTTCAGGAATATTTTTAACTACCATCACACCCACGAAAACCGCAGCAGTTGCAGCAAATACTCCGACCCAGGAAATTCTTCTTCCACCTGTTGTTACTGCAATATCTGTATCTGCTGCTTTTTCAATGAAACTTTCATCAACTTCCCCGAAGTCACGGAGAAGCTGTGCAGCTGTTTCCATATCTGTATTTTTTCTTTCCATGTTCTCTTTATCTTTATTCATATTCTTTCCTCCGTTCACTGATCAGTACAGATCTCTTTCTTCGATGAATTTTCTGAGGTCAGCTCTTGTTCTGCAGAGAAGAGTTTTGAGCGAACCTGCGGAAATACCGTTTTCCTCTGCGATATCTTTGATCGGTTTCATGTAGAAATATCTCTGCATGAAGAGACGGCATTTCTTATCATCAAGTGTTCCGAGGAATTCATTAAGCTATAATTCCGCATGAATTTTAGACTTACACCTCAATAGTAGTAAGTGGTATTTTATAAGGCACTTTAAACTTAAAAATATCGTATATAGCATTTGCCTCTTTACGAGATTCCTGTGGTATAGCATAATCTTTATAAACCTTGCACTTTTGGTTACGAAGATAGATCATAATGCTTTCAGCATTCAGAGCCTTCGCTTTCTTAGAGCGACGCTTTAGCAGATCCTGCTGCAGTTTCTGCATAATGACTGTACCCATAAAACTTATCAGCAAATGACCAGCAAAAGCCTCTTCACTCTGCACTCGGATTGGCATAAGATCAGCGTAGTTCTTGGTTATGTCAAAAACCTGTTCTACCTGTTGCCTTGTGTAGTACATAGGCAGAAGTTTGTCTTCTGATATCTCTTCTGATGTAAGAATAGCAAAGGTGCCAAGCCTTTTAATTGCAACATCAGTTTCGTTAAAATCTTTCTTATCATCCAGTGCATTAAGAATAGTTTTTTTGTGTTGCATGAGATACATATCTTCATCAATGCAAAGATAAACATATGCATTATATCCGCAAACATCGACCTTTACTTTTTTAATGAACACCAGTCTTTCTCCATAACGATATGCGTACTTCTGGGACATCAGATCATCAAGGTTTCCGGTTGCAGCATCCTTGAAAACAGTTTTATTGGGTGCCACTCTTGTCATAAATGGAATGCCACATTCGAATAGTTCTGCTGTATTCTTTTCAGAATAATAACCGGCATCAAGTATTGCATGATTGACAGAGACGCCATACTGCTCAAGCTCGCTTACTGTAGTGATAAGTGTACTGACATCTATGATGTTTCCTGCAACATATCGAAAATAAATTGGCATTCCGTTGTTGCGATCAATCACATAAATCAGTCTGACTTCGCGATTTATGTCACCGTTATGGTTACTTATCTGAGTGATATCCATTTTTGTTGCGTTAGGCACACCAGTGCTGTCAACAAGTATTCCAGTGGCTCCGCTATCTTTATAGATACTGGACAGGTATTCCTCAAAGAAATGTCTTTGAATTTTTTCGTTGCCGAGTGCTTTCAGCACTTTGCTGATGTTCTGACTGGTCAGATTTGCTTTTGGATAGGAAAGATACGTATAGTTTCCTTCGTACCATATCTTTGCATGACAGCTGGCTCCTTTGTTCGTCAGAAGACGATAAAATATCAAAGCCAGTACGGTATCGCTTTCTTCAGGAAGAACGTTTCGGATGCTTTCGTAGAAAGGTTGTCTGGTGATGTATTCCTGAAGGAACCAAGCATCTCCAAAATCAAGAATAAGCTTTTCTGAATCAGGAATAATTGATTCTTTAGGTAATGCTGTATCAGGAACATCCCTGCGACCTTCACCCAAAACGTATTGATATGTTACACCTTTCTGGCGAAAAATGTTGTTTTCTTTGTCGATGACTCGACCAAGGTTTTCGCCGCGTCTGGTTTTTACTCTGCCTTTATCGCGGTACGACTCGTATACGCATGCATAGATTGCACCATTTGGTTTCTCATCGTAGTGAATGTAGGACATAGTAGAACACCTCTATTTGTAAGTCTAATATATTATACTTACATTATACAGCATTCTACTTACTAAATCAAGAGGAAAAACGCCGAAATATCTATTGTTTACGGACTTTGAATGTACTTATGGAA from Ruminococcus sp. HUN007 includes:
- a CDS encoding TrpB-like pyridoxal phosphate-dependent enzyme; the encoded protein is MPKDNIPYKFYLEEKDLPSQWYNVRADMKKKPAPLVDPVTGKPCTAEALSHVFCDELVAQELDETTPYIDIPQEIQDFYKMFRPSPLIRAYFLEKKLGTPAKIYYKFEGNNTSGSHKLNSAIAQAYYAKKQGLKGVTTETGAGQWGTALSMACSYFGLECNVYMVKVSYEQKPFRREVMRTYGANVTPSPSNTTEVGRKILAEFPETGGSLGCAISEAVEAATSREGYRYVLGSVLSQVLLHQTVIGLEAKTAMDKLGVKPDIIIGCAGGGSNLGGLISPFMGEKLRGEADYRFIAVEPASCPSLTRGTYGYDYCDTGKICPLQKMYTLGSGFMPSPNHAGGLRYHGMSSILSELYDQGLMEARSVEQTSVFEAAQTFARVEGILPAPESSHAIRAAIDEALKCKETGEEKTILFGLTGTGFFDMYAYAAYNDGRMTDYIPTDEEIAASVAKMPKIAL
- the pheT gene encoding phenylalanine--tRNA ligase subunit beta, whose product is MLISINWVRDFVDLDGINIDELIHKFSLSTAEVENEIFYKGSDLSGVVVAEIKSVEEHPESKKLHLLKVDAGDGKLTDVVCGAPNVRVGMKTAFAKVGAKLGEIDITPRDLAGYTSYGMCCSEKEIGISEEHGGIMDIIEDVPNGTDIKKLYAIDDIIFEVDNKSLTNRPDLWGHYGIAREIATLAGRPLKALETADLSVYNDLPKVDIKIEDELCRRYSGIRFENITRKVSPVNMRIRLFYCGMRAINYLADLTNYLMLEMGQPMHAFDSRKVEKIRVKRFDKPFEFKTLDGVERHIDENTLMICNGNTPVAIAGIMGGLDSEIVDDTTSLTLESANFDAVSVRKSSSRLSHRTDASMRYEKSLDPEMTTVAAARFVKLLSEYDNGVKVTSALTDEYIKKFDKVTLDFDKSFVDRYTGIEISNDTIVKTLTSLGFGVKLEGDHFTVDVPAWRATKDITMKADIIEEITRIYGYDNFDVNTASAPLYPVRVFEEKNVEEQIKDILVKRYSMHEVHSYIWAYADEYKKLGIEVEENIRLSGAVNPNIETIRRSMIPTQLCQVRSNTSFDTDFGIFEIGRVVDGLDEKGLCREKKMLGITLFSKTLDTEALYFKLVNILSVMIDDIRHKPLSFKAVEADHAYIHPKNYNAILCDGKELGKIGLVYPTVLKKIDKKANVVFAELEIDAVVNAENAGIHYEETSKFPPIDIDLTFVSEKYAPIKEAIETVNSDLIKNVALMGTYSDEQGKAITVRLSFVHPERTLTKEEVMEIADKIIAILKDKGIALKG
- the pheS gene encoding phenylalanine--tRNA ligase subunit alpha, with the protein product MNEQIVQLQQEFEEKLAAVTAAADLEEIRIAFLGKNGSVTALTKQMGKLSPEEKKAFGQQVNTLKNACTEKINAKQAELAKAEMEREINSMPEFDVAVPPVLARGSYHPITLVQRKCEKIFRSMGFTVEDYSEVVTDYECFESLNIPKFHPARDMQDTYYLENGQLLKSQTSAAQNAIYRKYRDQLINEGKPIRAIFPGRCFRNESTDACHENTFFQMEGVMVDKNISISNLIFFMKTMLSEVFERDIKVRLRPGFFPFVEPGFELDINCLICGGEGCPSCKHSGWLELCPCGMIHPNVLREGGIDPDEYTGFAFGLGLTRLAMMKYGIKDIRDLNAAGLTNLSQFTDDK
- a CDS encoding transposase; protein product: MSYIHYDEKPNGAIYACVYESYRDKGRVKTRRGENLGRVIDKENNIFRQKGVTYQYVLGEGRRDVPDTALPKESIIPDSEKLILDFGDAWFLQEYITRQPFYESIRNVLPEESDTVLALIFYRLLTNKGASCHAKIWYEGNYTYLSYPKANLTSQNISKVLKALGNEKIQRHFFEEYLSSIYKDSGATGILVDSTGVPNATKMDITQISNHNGDINREVRLIYVIDRNNGMPIYFRYVAGNIIDVSTLITTVSELEQYGVSVNHAILDAGYYSEKNTAELFECGIPFMTRVAPNKTVFKDAATGNLDDLMSQKYAYRYGERLVFIKKVKVDVCGYNAYVYLCIDEDMYLMQHKKTILNALDDKKDFNETDVAIKRLGTFAILTSEEISEDKLLPMYYTRQQVEQVFDITKNYADLMPIRVQSEEAFAGHLLISFMGTVIMQKLQQDLLKRRSKKAKALNAESIMIYLRNQKCKVYKDYAIPQESRKEANAIYDIFKFKVPYKIPLTTIEV